One Kitasatospora sp. NBC_01287 DNA window includes the following coding sequences:
- a CDS encoding NmrA family NAD(P)-binding protein: MIIVMGATGATGGALLRALADLGLPSRALSRAPRGLRAGLDPAAAALVEVREADAGDPASLLAAFAGGSQLFLTMANGPRQVEFELRVIEAALECGIEHIVKISSPAAEPDSPVAVARGHHTVEAYLRTAGVQATVLRPYAFMQNLLLLAPGVARGGVVAAALGDAPCNYIDCRDIGEVAAAVLARPELVGGTYTLTGAEAVGHGRLAELLTGLLGRPVRHLELAPEQLRAQLIEQGRLPGWLADHVVEIQRLAVARPERPTDAVARLLGRAPRGLEAFLVEHLDLFR; this comes from the coding sequence ATGATCATCGTGATGGGGGCCACCGGGGCCACCGGCGGCGCGCTGCTGCGCGCCCTGGCCGACCTGGGCCTGCCGAGCCGCGCCCTGAGTCGGGCGCCGCGGGGGCTGCGGGCCGGCCTCGACCCGGCCGCGGCGGCGCTGGTCGAGGTCCGCGAGGCCGACGCCGGTGACCCGGCCTCGCTGCTCGCCGCCTTCGCGGGCGGCAGCCAGCTCTTCCTGACCATGGCGAACGGCCCGCGCCAGGTCGAGTTCGAACTGCGCGTGATCGAGGCCGCGTTGGAGTGCGGCATCGAGCACATCGTCAAGATCTCCTCGCCGGCCGCCGAGCCGGACTCGCCGGTCGCCGTCGCCCGCGGCCACCACACCGTGGAGGCCTACCTGCGCACCGCCGGTGTCCAGGCCACCGTGCTGCGCCCGTACGCGTTCATGCAGAACCTGCTGTTGCTCGCGCCCGGGGTGGCGCGCGGGGGTGTGGTGGCCGCCGCGCTCGGGGACGCCCCGTGCAACTACATCGACTGCCGGGACATCGGCGAGGTGGCCGCCGCCGTGCTGGCCCGCCCCGAGCTGGTCGGCGGTACCTACACGCTGACCGGGGCCGAGGCGGTGGGCCACGGCCGGCTCGCCGAGCTGCTGACCGGGCTGCTCGGGCGGCCGGTGCGCCACCTGGAGCTGGCGCCGGAGCAACTGCGCGCCCAGCTGATCGAGCAGGGGCGGCTGCCCGGCTGGCTGGCCGACCACGTGGTGGAGATCCAGCGGCTCGCGGTGGCCAGGCCCGAGCGGCCGACCGACGCGGTGGCCCGGCTCCTCGGAC
- a CDS encoding MarR family winged helix-turn-helix transcriptional regulator, with translation MSQETDDPAAQPTLDQARRQIQRYGLATDPQAVLVAVRLMAAGARLGQASEVHFGRFGLSTGRYRLLADLEDHGGEKSPSRLAAGLGVSRATVTGLVDGLEREGLVARRSSREDGRGTVVVLTARGAERLREMAPEHFERLQAMVGALSVAERGVFLELLGRIVRGVGALTAE, from the coding sequence ATGAGCCAGGAGACGGACGACCCCGCCGCCCAGCCGACGCTGGATCAGGCCCGGCGCCAGATCCAGCGCTACGGTCTGGCGACCGACCCGCAGGCCGTGCTGGTCGCGGTGCGGCTGATGGCCGCCGGCGCCCGGCTCGGGCAGGCGTCGGAGGTGCACTTCGGCCGCTTCGGGCTCTCCACCGGGCGCTACCGGCTGCTCGCCGATCTGGAGGACCACGGCGGCGAGAAGTCGCCCTCGCGGCTGGCTGCCGGGCTCGGGGTCTCCCGGGCCACGGTGACCGGGCTGGTGGACGGGCTGGAGCGGGAGGGGCTGGTGGCCCGGCGCTCCTCCCGGGAGGACGGGCGCGGCACCGTCGTGGTGCTGACGGCCCGTGGGGCCGAGCGGCTGCGCGAGATGGCGCCGGAGCACTTCGAGCGGCTGCAGGCGATGGTCGGCGCGCTCAGCGTGGCCGAGCGCGGCGTCTTCCTGGAGCTGCTGGGCCGGATCGTGCGGGGGGTCGGCGCGCTGACCGCCGAGTAG